One genomic segment of Lampris incognitus isolate fLamInc1 chromosome 2, fLamInc1.hap2, whole genome shotgun sequence includes these proteins:
- the LOC130106915 gene encoding m7GpppN-mRNA hydrolase-like encodes MFLTNMDSKGVDIPPGVLDDLCSRFILHIPSEERDNAIRVCFQIELAHWFYLDFCVQNTPGLPQCGIRDFAKAVFHHCPFLLPHGVAVQNVIEQWKEYKMGVPTYGAIILDEALENVLLVQGYLAKSGWGFPKGKVNEDEAPHDCAAREVLEETGFVIKDRICKDVYIEQKIADQLARLYIITGVSKDTKFNPKTRKEIRNIDWFPIKKLPCHKNDMTPKSKLGIAPNRFFMAIPFIKPLREWIAKLKGESTDSDEDLSTNGSTPCKTLENPWTNYRQPRGNAASPEDNWGKHKQQKTLGQLSQYEKEERRLQPRRQQDNSEKYAVPCNSINGHPAVYSRDYEHLLSSVSFLNFKFDKEAIMKCFDH; translated from the coding sequence ATGTTTTTAACTAATATGGATTCGAAAGGAGTTGACATTCCTCCCGGCGTACTGGACGACCTCTGCAGTCGATTCATCCTCCACATACCGAGCGAGGAGAGAGACAACGCCATACGCGTGTGCTTCCAGATCGAGCTCGCCCACTGGTTCTACCTGGACTTCTGCGTACAGAACACCCCGGGATTACCCCAATGCGGGATAAGGGATTTTGCCAAAGCGGTTTTTCACCACTGTCCGTTTCTTTTGCCTCACGGGGTGGCCGTACAGAACGTTATAGAACAGTGGAAGGAATATAAGATGGGTGTCCCAACCTATGGCGCGATCATTTTAGATGAAGCCCTTGAAAATGTATTGCTTGTTCAAGGCTATCTGGCAAAGTCGGGCTGGGGTTTTCCAAAGGGAAAAGTAAACGAAGATGAGGCGCCTCATGACTGTGCAGCTCGGGAAGTTTTGGAAGAGACGGGCTTTGTTATCAAGGATCGTATCTGCAAAGACGTGTACATCGAGCAGAAAATTGCTGACCAGTTGGCTCGATTGTACATCATAACCGGAGTGTCGAAGGATACAAAGTTCAACCCCAAAACAAGGAAAGAAATAAGGAACATTGACTGGTTTCCGATTAAGAAGCTACCATGTCATAAGAATGACATGACTCCAAAGTCCAAACTTGGAATTGCCCCGAATAGGTTTTTCATGGCCATCCCATTTATAAAGCCACTCAGAGAATGGATTGCCAAGCTAAAGGGAGAATCCACAGACAGTGATGAGGATCTTTCCACCAATGGCAGTACTCCATGCAAAACTTTGGAAAACCCTTGGACAAACTATAGGCAGCCCCGGGGTAATGCAGCATCTCCAGAAGACAACTGGGGGAAACACAAACAGCAGAAGACTCTTGGACAGCTGAGCCAATatgagaaagaagaaagaagacttCAACCCAGAAGACAGCAGGACAACTCTGAGAAATATGCAGTTCCTTGCAATTCTATCAATGGCCATCCGGCAGTCTACAGCAGAGATTATGAGCATCTGCTTTCCTCTGTGTCCTTCCTCAATTTCAAATTTGATAAGGAAGCCATCATGAAATGTTTTGACCACTAA